The Sinomonas sp. P10A9 genome includes a window with the following:
- a CDS encoding ABC transporter ATP-binding protein produces MSMQTAAWSSLHQISRTTDGRNPFSRATIRRVLTFAKPHRTRLIAFVAASIVAAVLAVATPVLAGQVVDAIVAKGAVSTVLWLAVLIAIVAVADAGFGMLTRWLSSTIGEDVILDLRRAVFDHVQTMPIAFFTRTRTGALVSRLNNDVIGAQAAFAGTLSGVVSNAVALVLTVAVMAQKSWLVTVLALVLLPVFLIPARRIGSRVANLRREAAAHNSAMSTQMTERFSAPGATLIKLFGRPEEESREFALRARRVRDIGIRSSMLSFTFITALTLVSALALALVYGVGGWLAIDGHLAAGDVVVLALLLTRLYAPITNLSNARVEIMSALVSFERVFEVLDLVPIIREKDEARPLASGPVSVEFDDVRFAYPSADKVSLASLEEVAVLDTRGGEEVLHGVSFRVEPGQTVALVGSSGAGKSTIAQLLSRLYDVDSGAVRIGGTDVRDTTFASMRGTVGMVTQDGHLFHETIAANLRLARPEASDEALWDVLQRARLEDMVASLPDGLDTVVGERGYRLSGGERQRLTIARLLLAAPHVVILDEATAALDSTNEAAVQAALSEALEGRTAVVIAHRLSTIRAADQILVVEGGQIVERGTHAELLAADGRYAELYLTQFSEASATADDYAQ; encoded by the coding sequence ATGAGCATGCAGACTGCGGCGTGGAGCTCGCTGCATCAGATCTCGCGCACCACGGACGGAAGGAACCCGTTCAGCCGTGCGACGATCCGGCGGGTCCTCACCTTCGCCAAGCCCCACCGCACCCGGCTGATCGCCTTCGTCGCGGCCTCGATCGTCGCGGCCGTCCTCGCCGTTGCCACACCCGTCCTCGCCGGCCAGGTCGTGGACGCGATCGTGGCCAAGGGCGCGGTCTCGACCGTTCTGTGGCTCGCCGTGCTGATCGCGATCGTCGCAGTCGCCGACGCGGGCTTCGGAATGCTCACGCGGTGGCTCTCCTCGACGATCGGCGAGGACGTCATCCTCGACCTGCGGCGGGCGGTGTTCGACCACGTGCAGACGATGCCCATCGCGTTCTTCACCCGCACCCGCACCGGCGCACTCGTGAGCCGCCTCAACAACGACGTGATCGGCGCACAGGCCGCGTTTGCCGGCACGCTCTCCGGAGTGGTGAGCAACGCCGTCGCCCTCGTCCTGACGGTCGCGGTCATGGCCCAGAAGTCGTGGCTCGTGACCGTCCTCGCGCTCGTCCTCCTACCCGTCTTCCTCATCCCCGCGCGCCGGATCGGCTCGCGCGTCGCGAACCTGCGCCGCGAGGCCGCCGCGCACAACTCGGCGATGAGCACTCAGATGACCGAGCGCTTCTCGGCGCCGGGTGCAACGCTCATCAAGCTCTTCGGCCGGCCCGAGGAGGAGTCGCGCGAGTTCGCGCTCCGCGCCCGCCGGGTGCGGGACATCGGAATCCGCTCCTCGATGCTGTCGTTCACGTTCATCACGGCCCTCACGCTCGTCTCGGCGCTCGCGCTCGCGCTCGTCTACGGGGTCGGTGGCTGGCTCGCGATCGACGGGCACCTTGCGGCGGGCGACGTCGTCGTGCTCGCCCTGCTCCTGACCCGTCTCTACGCGCCGATCACCAACCTCTCCAATGCCCGCGTCGAGATCATGAGCGCGCTGGTCAGCTTCGAGCGCGTCTTCGAGGTGCTCGACCTCGTTCCGATCATCCGCGAGAAGGACGAAGCGCGGCCGCTTGCCAGCGGGCCCGTCTCGGTTGAGTTCGACGACGTTCGCTTCGCCTACCCGAGCGCGGACAAGGTCTCGCTCGCGTCCCTCGAGGAGGTCGCGGTGCTCGACACGCGCGGCGGGGAGGAGGTGCTGCATGGCGTCTCGTTCCGCGTCGAGCCGGGTCAGACGGTGGCCCTCGTCGGGTCCTCCGGTGCGGGCAAGTCGACCATCGCCCAGCTGCTCTCGCGTCTGTACGACGTGGACTCCGGCGCCGTGCGGATCGGTGGCACCGACGTTCGGGACACGACGTTCGCCTCGATGCGCGGGACCGTGGGGATGGTGACCCAGGACGGCCACCTCTTCCACGAGACCATCGCCGCGAACCTGCGCCTCGCCCGGCCCGAGGCCTCCGACGAGGCTCTGTGGGACGTGCTGCAGCGTGCCCGGCTCGAGGACATGGTGGCCTCACTGCCCGATGGGCTCGACACCGTGGTGGGGGAGCGCGGATACCGCCTCTCGGGCGGCGAGCGGCAGCGCTTGACCATTGCGCGGCTCCTGCTCGCCGCTCCCCACGTGGTCATCCTCGACGAGGCCACGGCCGCGCTCGACTCGACGAACGAGGCAGCCGTCCAGGCCGCCCTGAGCGAGGCACTCGAGGGGCGCACCGCTGTCGTGATCGCACACCGCCTGTCAACGATCCGTGCGGCCGATCAGATCCTCGTGGTCGAGGGCGGCCAGATCGTGGAGCGCGGCACCCATGCCGAGCTCCTCGCCGCCGACGGCCGCTATGCGGAGCTGTACCTGACCCAGTTCTCGGAGGCCTCCGCCACTGCCGACGACTATGCACAGTAG
- a CDS encoding molybdopterin molybdotransferase MoeA, with amino-acid sequence MTSGPHAAGDEHALHLTWAQAREAAAAAARALPPAEVPLARAAGRSLAEPLTALRDMPHYTSSAMDGWAVCGTGPWILADPGEPLTAHQAVPIVTGGALPPGARSVLRREHGEVLPDEDGLPHLRVSPSAPPGSPGGGADLRLAGEEAHGGDVLLKAGSLLGPAQLALAALAGYDAVNVTGRPLVRIVRTGGEVVESGLPGPGLVRDVFSYLIPPLVEAYGGILVGHRKIGDAAAEWAAALSDEDAAADHATAEGASRAGAAHDGAGSPAAPAGPADVVITTGGTGRGGSDHFRDIVAQMGGRLIVDGVAMRPGHPTVLAELPDGRFFVGLPGNPLAAVVGLVTVGEPLLAALSGREPLAAVELPAGEVFEPELRRTRILPFRRMYGLASPAAGSGSGMLRGLARADGFMVVPPHGLELGAPVACIPLPWGRPLGEGAPSSSAKAKAAPTEKAKPKRRTVGSQDPVDWSALDA; translated from the coding sequence ATGACCTCCGGCCCTCATGCGGCCGGCGACGAGCACGCGCTCCATCTCACGTGGGCACAGGCGCGGGAGGCCGCGGCTGCGGCGGCCCGGGCGCTGCCCCCCGCCGAGGTCCCTCTCGCCCGCGCCGCCGGGCGGTCCCTCGCAGAACCGCTGACAGCCCTGCGCGACATGCCGCACTACACGTCCTCGGCGATGGACGGCTGGGCTGTGTGCGGCACGGGACCCTGGATCCTCGCCGACCCGGGCGAGCCCCTCACCGCGCACCAGGCCGTGCCGATCGTCACGGGGGGCGCGCTCCCGCCCGGTGCGCGGTCGGTCCTGCGCCGCGAGCATGGCGAGGTCCTGCCCGATGAGGATGGACTCCCGCACCTGCGCGTTTCGCCCTCGGCCCCGCCCGGTTCGCCCGGCGGCGGCGCGGACCTCCGGCTTGCGGGCGAGGAGGCCCACGGGGGCGACGTCCTCCTCAAGGCCGGTTCCCTGCTGGGCCCGGCCCAGCTCGCGCTCGCCGCCCTCGCCGGGTACGACGCCGTGAACGTCACCGGGCGACCCCTCGTGAGGATCGTCCGCACGGGCGGTGAAGTGGTCGAGAGCGGACTCCCAGGCCCTGGCCTCGTGCGGGACGTCTTCAGCTATCTCATCCCCCCGCTCGTCGAGGCGTACGGCGGGATCCTTGTGGGCCACCGGAAAATCGGCGACGCCGCCGCCGAGTGGGCTGCGGCGCTCTCGGATGAGGACGCCGCGGCTGATCACGCCACGGCTGAGGGTGCCTCGCGTGCCGGGGCCGCGCACGACGGCGCCGGGTCGCCGGCCGCACCCGCGGGCCCAGCGGACGTCGTGATCACCACGGGCGGCACAGGCCGCGGCGGGTCGGACCACTTCCGCGACATCGTGGCACAGATGGGCGGGCGGCTCATCGTGGATGGCGTGGCAATGCGCCCCGGCCACCCCACCGTGCTGGCGGAGCTGCCGGACGGCCGGTTCTTCGTCGGGCTCCCGGGGAATCCCCTCGCGGCCGTCGTCGGACTCGTGACGGTAGGCGAGCCTCTCCTCGCGGCGCTGTCCGGACGGGAGCCGCTCGCCGCCGTCGAGCTTCCTGCGGGCGAGGTGTTCGAGCCCGAGCTCCGGCGCACGCGGATCCTGCCGTTCCGGCGCATGTACGGCTTGGCGTCGCCCGCGGCCGGCAGCGGGTCCGGCATGCTGCGGGGGCTCGCGCGCGCGGACGGGTTCATGGTTGTGCCGCCGCACGGGCTCGAGCTCGGCGCTCCCGTGGCGTGCATCCCGCTCCCGTGGGGGCGTCCGCTCGGCGAGGGTGCGCCGTCGTCCTCCGCGAAGGCGAAGGCCGCGCCGACCGAAAAGGCCAAGCCGAAGCGGCGGACCGTCGGTTCCCAGGACCCCGTGGACTGGAGCGCCCTCGACGCGTGA
- a CDS encoding FdhF/YdeP family oxidoreductase translates to MSNESRIVDINEDSLHVGHPETSAAGLTAVAVALQRGLEQAGPVRTVRSLARINQRGGFDCPGCAWPESNGHRKAAEFCENGAKAVAEEATVSAVTPEWWESHPIETLRNKTDYWLSKHGRITEPVVLRPGDDRYRRISWTDAFDLVAEHINATTPDRCVFYTSGRTANETAFMYQLFARSLGTNNLPDCSNMCHESSGSALNPTIGIGKGTVTLEDIHEAELILVVGQNPGTNHPRMLSALKECRDRGGKVVAVNPLPEAGLLHFKDPQTVSGYVGEGATIADEFLQIKVGGDLALFQALGHLLLEEERRVPGSIVDRAFVDARTDGFAAYEAARAEIDWDETERATGLSRLEIATVANLLAKSKATVVCWALGLTQQPHSVDTIREIVNVLLLQGNFGKPGAGACPVRGHSNVQGDRTMGIWEKPKEWLLAALDSEFGIATPREHGHDSTETLEAFEKDEVDVFVSLGGNFAQANSDTEALEAGMQRAGLTVHISTKPNRSHVVHGKTSLILPTLGRTDRDDKHPKGRQFLSVEDSMSMVHATQGRLEPISEHLLSEPVIVARLAAATLGEDHAVDWRAMAEDYDVIRDHIARVLPGFEDFNRRVRDKNGFQLPNPPRDSRTFATDAGRAHFTVSPLEYLEAPAGHLILQTIRSHDQYNTTFYGQDDRYRGIKDGRRVILIHPEDLAALGLADRELVDVVSVFNGEERRADRFRLVSYPTAKGCAAAYFPEANALVHRENVARESNTPGFKAITVRFERHTPGDSTAHAGQLS, encoded by the coding sequence ATGAGCAACGAGTCGCGCATTGTGGACATCAACGAGGATTCCCTGCACGTCGGCCATCCCGAGACCTCGGCGGCGGGCCTGACGGCCGTCGCCGTCGCGCTCCAGCGCGGCCTCGAGCAGGCCGGCCCGGTGCGCACAGTGCGCTCCCTGGCCCGGATCAACCAGCGCGGCGGATTCGACTGCCCCGGCTGCGCGTGGCCAGAGTCCAACGGGCACCGCAAGGCAGCAGAGTTCTGCGAGAACGGTGCGAAGGCCGTGGCCGAGGAGGCCACCGTCTCCGCCGTGACGCCCGAGTGGTGGGAGTCCCACCCCATCGAGACCCTGCGCAACAAGACCGACTACTGGCTGTCCAAGCACGGCCGCATCACCGAGCCCGTGGTCCTGCGCCCCGGCGACGACCGCTACCGCCGCATCTCCTGGACGGACGCGTTCGACCTCGTCGCTGAGCACATCAACGCGACCACGCCGGACCGCTGCGTCTTCTACACGTCCGGCCGCACCGCGAACGAGACAGCGTTCATGTACCAGCTGTTCGCCCGCAGCCTCGGGACCAACAACCTCCCGGACTGCTCCAACATGTGCCACGAGTCCTCCGGATCGGCGCTCAACCCGACGATCGGGATCGGGAAGGGGACGGTGACCCTCGAGGACATCCACGAGGCCGAGCTCATCCTCGTCGTCGGCCAGAACCCCGGGACCAACCACCCCCGCATGCTCTCGGCGCTCAAGGAGTGCCGCGACCGCGGCGGGAAGGTCGTGGCCGTCAACCCGCTTCCCGAGGCCGGCCTCCTGCACTTCAAGGACCCGCAGACCGTCTCGGGGTACGTGGGCGAGGGCGCGACCATCGCGGACGAGTTCCTGCAGATCAAGGTGGGCGGGGACCTCGCGCTGTTCCAGGCGCTCGGTCACCTCCTCCTCGAGGAGGAGCGGCGCGTGCCGGGCAGCATCGTGGACCGTGCGTTCGTCGACGCCCGGACCGATGGCTTCGCGGCCTACGAGGCCGCCCGCGCCGAGATCGACTGGGACGAGACTGAGCGCGCCACGGGCCTGTCGAGGCTCGAGATCGCCACGGTCGCGAACCTCCTCGCCAAGTCCAAGGCCACGGTGGTCTGCTGGGCGCTGGGCCTGACCCAGCAGCCGCACTCGGTGGACACGATCCGCGAGATCGTCAACGTCCTCCTGCTCCAAGGCAACTTCGGCAAGCCGGGCGCGGGTGCCTGCCCCGTGCGCGGGCACTCCAATGTCCAGGGCGACAGGACCATGGGCATCTGGGAGAAGCCCAAGGAATGGCTGCTCGCCGCCCTGGACAGTGAGTTCGGCATCGCGACGCCCCGCGAGCACGGCCATGACTCCACCGAGACGCTTGAGGCCTTCGAGAAGGACGAGGTGGATGTGTTCGTCTCCCTCGGCGGCAACTTCGCGCAGGCCAACTCGGACACCGAGGCGCTCGAGGCAGGCATGCAGCGCGCCGGTCTCACGGTGCACATCTCCACCAAGCCGAACCGCTCCCACGTGGTCCACGGGAAGACGTCCCTCATCCTGCCCACGCTCGGGCGCACCGATCGGGACGACAAGCACCCCAAGGGCCGCCAGTTCCTCTCCGTCGAGGACTCGATGTCCATGGTGCACGCGACCCAGGGACGGCTCGAGCCCATCTCGGAGCACCTCCTCTCCGAACCCGTGATCGTGGCGCGCCTCGCGGCGGCCACCCTGGGGGAGGACCACGCGGTGGACTGGCGCGCGATGGCCGAGGACTACGACGTGATCCGCGACCACATCGCCCGGGTCCTGCCCGGCTTCGAGGACTTCAACCGCCGCGTCCGCGACAAGAACGGCTTCCAGCTGCCCAACCCGCCGCGCGATTCCCGGACCTTCGCCACGGATGCCGGTCGGGCGCACTTCACGGTCAGCCCGCTCGAGTACCTCGAGGCCCCCGCTGGGCACCTCATCCTCCAGACCATCCGGAGCCACGACCAGTACAACACGACGTTCTATGGGCAGGACGACCGCTACCGGGGCATCAAGGACGGCCGCCGCGTGATCCTGATCCACCCCGAGGACCTCGCGGCGCTCGGCCTCGCTGACCGAGAGCTCGTAGACGTGGTGAGCGTCTTCAACGGCGAAGAGCGCCGCGCGGACCGTTTCCGCCTCGTCTCGTACCCGACCGCGAAGGGCTGTGCGGCCGCCTACTTCCCCGAAGCGAACGCGCTCGTGCACCGGGAGAACGTTGCCCGCGAGTCCAACACCCCGGGCTTCAAGGCGATCACGGTGCGCTTCGAGCGGCACACGCCCGGAGACAGCACGGCGCATGCGGGACAATTGAGCTGA
- a CDS encoding NUDIX hydrolase — protein MPDRIIVSAVCVYAPDGRLLTVRKRGTDRFMHPGGKPEPGESAAEAASRELSEEVGIAIAAEDLVPFGVWIAKAANEAGTEIEGTVFLAPGEYDPREVRPAAEIAELRWIDPSAEPDADLAPLLTDHVLPELTRQPPSSARRNE, from the coding sequence GTGCCTGACCGGATCATCGTTTCTGCCGTATGCGTCTACGCACCTGACGGGCGCCTCCTGACCGTCCGGAAGCGCGGGACTGACCGATTCATGCACCCGGGTGGCAAGCCTGAGCCTGGCGAGTCCGCGGCCGAGGCCGCGAGCCGGGAGTTGTCCGAAGAGGTCGGGATCGCGATTGCGGCCGAGGACCTTGTGCCGTTTGGCGTCTGGATTGCCAAGGCCGCGAACGAGGCCGGCACCGAGATCGAGGGCACAGTGTTCCTTGCCCCCGGAGAATATGATCCGCGCGAAGTCCGTCCGGCGGCCGAGATCGCTGAACTGCGCTGGATCGACCCGTCGGCGGAACCCGATGCCGACCTCGCGCCGCTCCTCACGGACCACGTTCTCCCCGAGCTCACTCGGCAGCCACCGAGCTCTGCGCGACGAAACGAGTGA
- a CDS encoding alpha-mannosidase has translation MHDDRLITEARIDRFFRERLTPAVYRRTVPLRAERWDAPGEPVPFGNALAQDFRPVASGEEWGPAWGTMWLHLTGHIPPGWGGPGTDLEVLVDLGYTDQQPGFQCEGLVWLRDGGIVKALNPRNQYIPASALAAGPEAAVGREDVDFYVEAAANPDLAQDWRFEPTRLGDKTTAGEAPLYRLGALVIAERDTTVWELVQDVWAIRGLMHELPDNRPRRHLILRALERMLDVMDPHDVASTAAAGRAALAGVLASPAEASAHRIVATGHAHIDSAWLWPLRETQRKCARTFSNVVALMDRDPDLTFACSSAQQLAWIRDGYPQLFERIKEKAAEGRFVPVGGMWVEADTNMPGGEAMARQFVEGKRFFLAEFGVECEEAWLPDSFGYSAALPQIVRAAGSRWFLTQKLSWNQANRFPHHSFFWEGIDGSRVFTHFPPADTYSSDLSASNLAHAERTFREHGRASVSLVPFGFGDGGGGPMREMMAAARRYSDLEGSPRVRVGTPREFFLEAEAEYTSAPVWTGEMYLEKHRGTYTAQARTKAGNRRSEHLLREAELWCSTAAVRLGMPYPADELHRLWRLTLLQQFHDILPGSSIAWVHRDAERNYAAIERDLEALIGGAAKALVGTGERDIFLNAAPHARGGVPALGGGAVVRGPEDDARGGARLEPRAAGGWVLDNGVVRAEIDGDGLLVALVDAATGRNAIAPGSFGNLLELHRDTPNEWDAWDLDEFYRHNVVQLTGAVRVAPAAAAAHGEGSGAQGVAVLEVERAFGESSVRQRLVLEAGAAGLRIETDVDWHERQKLLKLGFGLDLRADRSASETQFGHVFRPVPVTTSWDAARFEICAHRWIHVAEPGYGVAIANCTAYGHDVTRTVRTGERPAGASGDGANGDGASGDGGTTTTVRLSLLKAPLYPDPTADEGAHSFAVVVVPNAGIPDAVREGYNANLPARTVRGGRGIEPLVTVDHPAAVVEAVKLAEDGSGDVIVRLYESLGARTRASVRAGFDCAGVEAVDLLERPLRGSVPTPIESGDEGVANLRLRPFELVTLRLRRA, from the coding sequence GTGCACGACGATCGCCTGATCACCGAGGCCCGCATCGACCGGTTCTTCCGGGAGCGCCTGACTCCGGCCGTCTATCGGCGCACGGTGCCCCTCAGAGCCGAGCGATGGGATGCGCCCGGTGAGCCGGTGCCGTTCGGGAACGCCCTCGCACAGGACTTCCGGCCGGTCGCCTCGGGCGAGGAATGGGGCCCCGCGTGGGGCACCATGTGGCTGCATCTCACCGGCCACATCCCGCCGGGGTGGGGCGGACCTGGGACCGATCTCGAGGTCCTTGTGGACCTCGGCTACACCGATCAGCAGCCCGGCTTCCAGTGTGAGGGACTCGTGTGGCTCCGCGACGGCGGCATCGTCAAGGCGCTCAACCCGCGCAACCAGTACATCCCCGCCAGCGCGCTCGCGGCGGGGCCGGAAGCCGCGGTTGGCCGAGAAGATGTCGACTTCTACGTCGAGGCGGCCGCGAACCCAGACCTGGCCCAGGACTGGCGCTTCGAGCCGACCCGGCTCGGGGACAAGACCACGGCGGGCGAGGCGCCCCTGTACCGGCTCGGCGCCCTCGTCATCGCAGAGCGGGACACGACCGTGTGGGAGCTCGTCCAGGATGTCTGGGCGATCCGGGGCCTCATGCACGAGCTGCCCGACAATCGGCCCCGGCGCCACCTCATCCTGCGCGCCCTCGAGCGCATGCTCGACGTCATGGACCCGCACGACGTCGCCAGCACGGCCGCCGCGGGCCGCGCGGCGCTTGCGGGGGTGCTTGCCTCTCCGGCCGAGGCCAGCGCGCACCGGATCGTCGCCACGGGCCATGCGCACATCGACTCGGCGTGGCTGTGGCCCCTCCGCGAGACGCAGCGCAAGTGCGCCCGGACCTTCTCGAACGTCGTCGCCCTCATGGACCGCGACCCGGACCTCACGTTCGCCTGCTCGTCGGCGCAGCAGCTCGCGTGGATCCGCGACGGTTATCCGCAGCTCTTCGAACGGATCAAGGAGAAGGCCGCCGAGGGCCGGTTCGTCCCCGTGGGCGGCATGTGGGTGGAAGCGGACACCAATATGCCCGGCGGGGAGGCGATGGCCAGGCAGTTCGTCGAGGGCAAGCGGTTCTTCCTCGCAGAGTTCGGCGTCGAGTGCGAGGAGGCCTGGCTGCCCGACTCGTTCGGGTACTCGGCCGCGCTTCCCCAGATTGTCCGGGCCGCTGGCAGCCGCTGGTTCCTCACCCAGAAGCTCTCGTGGAACCAGGCGAATCGGTTCCCGCACCACAGCTTCTTCTGGGAGGGGATCGATGGCTCCCGCGTGTTCACGCACTTCCCGCCCGCAGACACGTACAGCTCGGACCTGAGCGCCTCGAATCTCGCCCACGCCGAACGCACGTTCCGGGAACACGGCCGCGCGTCCGTCTCACTCGTACCGTTCGGTTTCGGCGACGGCGGCGGGGGGCCTATGCGGGAGATGATGGCGGCGGCCCGCCGGTACTCCGACCTCGAGGGCTCGCCCCGCGTCCGCGTGGGCACCCCGCGGGAGTTCTTCCTCGAGGCCGAGGCCGAGTACACGAGCGCGCCGGTCTGGACAGGGGAGATGTACCTCGAGAAGCACCGCGGGACGTACACCGCGCAGGCGCGGACCAAGGCGGGGAACCGGCGGAGCGAGCACCTCCTGCGCGAGGCCGAGCTCTGGTGCTCCACCGCCGCGGTCCGGCTCGGTATGCCCTACCCGGCGGACGAGCTCCACCGCCTCTGGCGCCTGACGCTCCTACAGCAGTTCCACGACATCCTGCCGGGCAGCTCGATCGCCTGGGTGCACCGCGACGCCGAGCGGAACTACGCCGCGATCGAGCGGGACCTCGAAGCCCTCATCGGCGGCGCGGCGAAGGCGCTCGTCGGCACGGGCGAGCGCGACATCTTCCTCAATGCGGCGCCCCACGCGCGAGGCGGCGTGCCCGCGCTCGGAGGGGGCGCCGTCGTGCGCGGACCAGAAGATGACGCGCGAGGCGGGGCGCGCCTCGAACCGCGTGCGGCGGGCGGCTGGGTGCTCGACAACGGCGTGGTCCGTGCGGAGATCGACGGTGATGGACTCCTCGTGGCGCTCGTCGACGCGGCGACCGGTCGGAACGCGATCGCGCCGGGCTCGTTCGGCAACCTCCTCGAGCTCCACCGGGATACGCCCAACGAGTGGGACGCCTGGGACCTCGATGAGTTCTACCGGCATAACGTCGTGCAGCTGACCGGGGCGGTGCGGGTGGCGCCCGCCGCGGCCGCCGCGCACGGCGAGGGAAGCGGCGCGCAGGGCGTGGCGGTGCTGGAGGTCGAGCGAGCGTTCGGCGAGTCCAGCGTGCGGCAGCGGCTCGTGCTCGAGGCAGGGGCGGCGGGGCTGCGGATCGAGACGGACGTCGACTGGCACGAGCGGCAGAAGCTCCTCAAGCTCGGCTTCGGCCTCGACCTGCGCGCGGACCGTAGCGCCTCGGAGACGCAGTTCGGCCACGTCTTCCGGCCTGTCCCAGTCACCACCTCGTGGGACGCGGCACGGTTCGAGATCTGCGCCCACCGGTGGATCCACGTCGCCGAGCCGGGCTACGGCGTCGCGATTGCCAACTGCACGGCGTACGGTCACGACGTCACTCGCACGGTGCGCACCGGCGAGCGACCCGCTGGAGCGTCCGGCGACGGGGCAAATGGCGACGGGGCGAGCGGCGACGGGGGCACGACCACGACCGTGCGGCTCTCGCTGCTCAAGGCGCCGCTGTACCCGGACCCGACGGCGGACGAGGGCGCGCACAGCTTTGCAGTGGTCGTGGTGCCGAACGCCGGGATTCCCGACGCCGTGCGTGAGGGCTACAACGCCAATCTCCCGGCACGGACGGTGCGAGGCGGCCGGGGGATCGAGCCGCTCGTGACTGTGGACCATCCGGCGGCCGTCGTTGAGGCCGTCAAGCTGGCCGAAGACGGGAGCGGAGACGTGATCGTTCGCCTGTACGAGTCTCTGGGGGCCAGGACGCGGGCGTCAGTCCGGGCTGGCTTCGACTGTGCGGGCGTCGAGGCGGTGGACCTGCTCGAGAGGCCCCTGAGGGGGAGCGTGCCGACGCCGATCGAGTCCGGCGACGAAGGCGTTGCCAACCTGAGGCTGCGTCCGTTCGAACTCGTCACCCTTCGGCTGCGTCGGGCCTGA
- the fdhD gene encoding formate dehydrogenase accessory sulfurtransferase FdhD, producing the protein MGRLSQRRKVHKYVLGSEHPVRHKEDVLAVEEPLEIRLTGPAGTLKYSVTMRTPGNDFELVAGFLVSEGVVWESEQLVSERFCAGEDADGHQTFNVVDAQLRPGVVLPDLGRNVVTSSACGICGTDSIDAVRRSSHYSPADDGVRLLPELVAGLPARLRSAQALFDRTGGVHAAGLFSIHDDGTRAELECLREDVGRHNAVDKVVGWALREGRLPLSGTVLQVSGRASFELVQKAAMAGIPVLAAVSAPSTLAVELAEESGVTLIGFSRGDGFNVYAGHERLIPGS; encoded by the coding sequence ATGGGCCGGCTGAGCCAGCGCCGCAAGGTGCACAAGTACGTCCTGGGCAGCGAGCATCCCGTCCGGCACAAGGAGGACGTCCTCGCCGTGGAGGAACCCCTCGAGATCCGCCTGACCGGGCCCGCAGGCACCCTCAAGTACAGCGTCACGATGCGCACGCCCGGGAACGACTTCGAGCTTGTGGCAGGGTTCCTCGTCTCGGAGGGAGTGGTCTGGGAGTCTGAGCAGCTCGTCTCCGAGCGCTTCTGCGCGGGCGAGGATGCCGACGGGCACCAGACGTTCAACGTGGTCGACGCGCAGCTGAGGCCCGGCGTCGTCCTCCCCGATCTCGGGCGGAACGTCGTCACCTCGAGCGCGTGCGGGATCTGCGGGACGGACTCGATCGACGCCGTCCGCCGCTCGTCCCACTACAGCCCCGCGGACGACGGCGTGCGCCTCCTCCCGGAGCTCGTCGCCGGCCTGCCCGCTCGCCTGCGGTCGGCCCAGGCCCTGTTCGACAGGACGGGCGGCGTGCATGCCGCGGGCCTGTTCTCGATCCACGACGACGGAACCCGCGCCGAACTCGAGTGCCTCCGCGAGGACGTGGGCCGGCACAACGCGGTGGACAAGGTGGTGGGCTGGGCGCTCCGCGAGGGCCGGCTGCCACTCTCCGGGACGGTCCTCCAAGTCTCTGGCCGCGCCTCCTTCGAGCTCGTGCAGAAGGCCGCGATGGCCGGCATCCCCGTCCTCGCCGCCGTGAGTGCACCCTCGACGCTCGCCGTCGAGCTCGCCGAGGAGTCCGGCGTGACGCTCATCGGGTTCAGCCGGGGTGACGGGTTCAATGTGTACGCGGGGCATGAGCGGCTCATCCCCGGCTCGTGA